Proteins encoded within one genomic window of Citrobacter amalonaticus Y19:
- the purE gene encoding 5-(carboxyamino)imidazole ribonucleotide mutase: MSSRNNPARVAIVMGSKSDWATMQFAAEIFEILDVPHHVEVVSAHRTPDKLFSFAESAEENGYQVIIAGAGGAAHLPGMIAAKTLVPVLGVPVQSAALSGVDSLYSIVQMPRGIPVGTLAIGKAGAANAALLAAQILATHDKALHQRLNDWRNAQTDEVLENPDPRGAA; this comes from the coding sequence ATGTCTTCCCGCAATAATCCGGCGCGTGTCGCCATCGTGATGGGGTCCAAAAGCGACTGGGCTACCATGCAGTTCGCCGCCGAAATTTTTGAAATCCTGGACGTCCCGCACCACGTTGAAGTGGTTTCTGCCCACCGTACCCCCGATAAACTGTTCAGCTTTGCCGAAAGCGCTGAAGAGAACGGTTATCAGGTGATTATTGCTGGCGCGGGTGGCGCGGCCCATCTTCCTGGTATGATTGCGGCGAAAACGCTGGTGCCGGTACTGGGTGTTCCGGTACAAAGCGCGGCGCTGAGCGGCGTCGACAGCCTGTACTCTATTGTGCAGATGCCGCGCGGTATTCCGGTCGGTACGCTGGCGATTGGTAAAGCGGGTGCGGCTAACGCGGCGCTACTGGCGGCACAGATCCTGGCGACACATGACAAAGCGCTGCATCAGCGCCTGAACGACTGGCGCAACGCGCAAACGGATGAAGTGCTGGAGAATCCGGATCCGCGAGGTGCGGCATGA
- a CDS encoding porin translates to MTIKTTALAASIGAAVALTSFASQAEITVLKQDPQAGNPLSRLNFTVGGSIRPQFQNMTGDDGANGYKRNGFDGGTRFRFAADYYLFDDISWISFYELGVNIPAQFNWDNHYADGAHDTTRRMLYTGLKSNTWGTLTFGQQNSIYYDVVGAKTDIWDYDMIGQAPGNGINGDYDGSYRSRKMLKYKKTVGDVDLYASYLFSDDYNPNNGLNYKRKGGGSLGADYHITDDLSWGTAWNYTRAEMRGNGNKTYDQNIVGTALSWTPDNWTFSLGGGWYQNFMTTKKVSVNDYFAGDAWGLEYFAGYKFPINQYALKSIQPYFMGDRIEYVNGRNYLRTDNGVGISFQLDYGFRVDYEHVFTSSTDDLGDMNLVRLRYDF, encoded by the coding sequence ATGACCATAAAAACAACAGCGCTGGCGGCATCGATCGGCGCAGCAGTGGCATTGACGTCTTTCGCCTCTCAGGCGGAAATCACCGTTCTGAAACAAGATCCACAGGCGGGCAATCCGCTGAGCCGTCTCAACTTTACCGTTGGCGGGAGTATTCGTCCTCAGTTCCAGAACATGACGGGCGATGACGGCGCAAATGGCTATAAACGTAATGGCTTCGATGGCGGCACCCGTTTCCGCTTCGCGGCAGATTACTATCTGTTTGATGACATCAGTTGGATCAGCTTCTACGAGCTGGGCGTCAACATTCCGGCGCAGTTCAACTGGGACAACCACTATGCTGACGGCGCGCACGACACCACCCGTCGTATGCTGTACACCGGTCTGAAGAGTAACACCTGGGGTACGCTGACCTTCGGTCAACAGAACAGCATCTACTACGATGTGGTCGGTGCGAAAACCGATATCTGGGACTATGACATGATTGGTCAGGCGCCGGGTAACGGGATTAACGGCGACTACGACGGTTCTTACCGTTCCCGCAAAATGCTGAAATATAAGAAAACGGTCGGCGATGTCGATCTCTACGCGTCTTATCTGTTCAGCGACGATTACAACCCGAACAACGGTCTGAACTACAAACGTAAAGGTGGTGGTTCACTGGGTGCGGATTATCACATTACTGACGATCTGAGCTGGGGGACGGCGTGGAACTACACGCGTGCGGAAATGCGCGGTAACGGCAACAAAACGTACGATCAGAACATCGTGGGTACTGCACTGAGCTGGACGCCGGATAACTGGACCTTCTCCCTGGGCGGTGGTTGGTACCAGAACTTTATGACCACCAAAAAAGTGTCGGTTAACGACTACTTTGCCGGTGATGCATGGGGTCTGGAATACTTTGCGGGCTATAAATTCCCAATCAATCAGTATGCGTTGAAATCCATTCAGCCGTACTTTATGGGTGATCGCATTGAATATGTGAATGGTCGCAACTACCTGCGTACCGACAACGGTGTGGGGATCAGCTTCCAGCTGGATTACGGTTTCCGTGTTGATTACGAACACGTCTTTACCTCCAGCACTGACGACCTGGGTGATATGAACCTGGTGCGTCTGCGTTACGACTTCTAA
- the malI gene encoding Mal regulon transcriptional regulator MalI gives MKKVSIIDVAKQAGVSVSTVSLVLRQKGKISEATIEKVHTAINTLGYVHNIAAANLRANTSNLIGLILRDFSDSFSIKVMASIVQELEMQGFMVFLGQPQDDRTSLERCLLSFKQQGVAGVIYLSSDPTRTVLPEQVRQCPLPLVVVSQSLIEENCNLVMRDNRQAASLATRYLIERGHRSIGYIGGRPDCLIRQQRLQGFRNTLAQNGMVYKEESTPACDDDTYAASIATRNLLEQNNTITALLCHSPNAIIGCISGIHQVGRTLGKDVFLTQQVALIGFEDMLHVNLTSPSFTYVSSASEETGRQAAGLIIGQLKEPERQIQRITLSGQLITRESA, from the coding sequence TTGAAGAAAGTCAGCATTATTGATGTCGCAAAGCAGGCGGGCGTCTCGGTTTCAACCGTCTCGCTGGTGCTACGCCAGAAAGGGAAAATCTCAGAGGCAACGATTGAGAAGGTCCATACTGCCATCAATACGCTTGGCTATGTTCATAACATCGCCGCAGCGAATCTTCGTGCCAACACCTCCAACTTGATCGGACTGATCCTGCGCGATTTCAGTGACAGTTTCTCCATCAAGGTGATGGCGAGTATTGTTCAGGAACTGGAAATGCAAGGCTTTATGGTTTTTCTGGGTCAGCCACAGGATGATCGGACAAGCCTGGAGCGCTGCTTGCTCTCCTTCAAACAGCAAGGTGTGGCTGGTGTCATCTATCTGTCGTCAGACCCTACTCGTACTGTACTCCCCGAACAGGTGCGCCAGTGCCCTTTACCATTGGTTGTCGTATCTCAATCGCTGATTGAAGAAAACTGCAATCTGGTGATGCGAGATAATCGCCAGGCAGCAAGCCTTGCCACCCGCTATCTGATTGAACGCGGACACCGCAGCATTGGCTATATTGGCGGTCGACCAGACTGTCTGATTCGCCAGCAGAGATTACAGGGTTTTCGCAATACGCTGGCACAAAATGGCATGGTCTATAAAGAAGAGTCGACCCCTGCATGTGACGATGATACCTACGCCGCCAGCATTGCCACCCGCAATCTGTTGGAACAAAATAACACTATCACGGCTCTGCTTTGCCACTCACCCAATGCCATTATTGGCTGCATAAGCGGTATCCATCAGGTCGGCCGTACCCTCGGTAAAGATGTATTTCTGACCCAACAGGTGGCGCTGATTGGTTTTGAAGATATGCTGCACGTAAATCTCACCTCTCCATCGTTTACCTATGTCTCTTCCGCCAGTGAAGAAACCGGAAGACAGGCCGCCGGGTTGATCATCGGCCAGCTAAAAGAACCAGAGAGACAGATACAACGGATCACGCTGTCAGGCCAGTTGATCACCCGGGAATCGGCATAG
- the mnmH gene encoding tRNA 2-selenouridine(34) synthase MnmH: MNDGTDYRAILTADTPLIDVRAPVEFQQGAMPGAINLPLMNDDERAAVGTCYKRQGPEAALELGHQLVCGEIRQQRLDAWRAACRQHPQGYLCCARGGQRSHIVQQWLRESGVDYPLIKGGYKALRQAAIAATEEQVQKPIVLIGGCTGNGKTQLVQQQENGVDLEGLAHHRGSSFGRTLEPQLSQASFENLLAVTLLKKQASRWVLEDEGRMIGSNHLPECLRERMAQATIAVIDDPFERRLERLRDEYFVRMHHDFTHAYGEEQGWREYSDYLHHGLFAIKRRLGLQRFNELTAKLDVALDEQRRTGSTETHFSWLVPLLEEYYDPMYRYQLEKKAGKIVCRGTFEEVAQWLSH; this comes from the coding sequence ATGAACGATGGAACGGACTATCGCGCGATCCTTACCGCCGATACGCCCTTAATTGATGTCCGCGCCCCGGTTGAATTTCAACAGGGTGCCATGCCGGGCGCGATAAATTTGCCCTTAATGAATGATGATGAGCGCGCCGCCGTGGGGACCTGCTATAAACGCCAGGGGCCGGAAGCCGCGCTTGAACTCGGCCATCAACTGGTCTGCGGTGAAATTCGTCAGCAGCGACTGGATGCCTGGCGCGCAGCCTGTCGGCAACACCCGCAGGGCTATCTCTGCTGCGCCCGGGGCGGTCAGCGCTCCCACATTGTCCAGCAGTGGCTACGCGAGTCTGGCGTGGATTACCCGTTGATCAAAGGCGGCTACAAGGCGCTACGCCAGGCCGCGATTGCCGCCACAGAAGAGCAGGTGCAAAAACCGATCGTGCTGATTGGCGGCTGCACCGGCAATGGCAAAACGCAGCTGGTGCAACAGCAGGAAAACGGGGTGGATCTCGAGGGACTGGCCCATCATCGCGGCTCCTCTTTTGGCCGCACCCTGGAACCTCAGCTCAGTCAGGCAAGTTTCGAAAATCTACTGGCGGTGACGCTTCTCAAAAAGCAGGCTTCACGCTGGGTATTGGAAGATGAAGGCCGGATGATTGGCTCTAATCATCTGCCGGAATGTCTGCGCGAGCGCATGGCTCAGGCCACTATCGCCGTGATTGACGATCCATTCGAGCGGCGTCTTGAGCGCCTGCGTGACGAGTATTTTGTGCGGATGCATCATGATTTCACCCACGCGTATGGCGAAGAGCAGGGATGGCGGGAATACAGCGACTATCTGCATCACGGGCTTTTTGCAATTAAGCGGCGTCTGGGTTTACAGCGATTCAACGAGTTGACCGCAAAACTGGACGTGGCGCTGGATGAGCAGCGTCGAACCGGCAGCACCGAGACCCATTTCAGCTGGTTAGTGCCGCTGCTGGAAGAGTATTACGATCCGATGTATCGCTATCAACTGGAAAAGAAAGCCGGGAAAATTGTCTGTCGCGGGACGTTTGAAGAGGTTGCTCAGTGGCTGAGCCACTAA
- the cysS gene encoding cysteine--tRNA ligase, which translates to MLKIFNTLTRQKEEFKPIHAGEVGMYVCGITVYDLCHIGHGRTFVAFDVVARYLRFLGYTLKYVRNITDIDDKIIKRANENGESFVALVDRMIAEMHNDFDALNILRPDLEPRATHHIAEIIEITEQLIAKGHAYVADNGDVMFDVPTDPNYGQLSRQDLDQLQAGARVDVVDVKHNPMDFVLWKMSKEGEPSWPSPWGAGRPGWHIECSAMNCKQLGNHFDIHGGGSDLMFPHHENEIAQSTCAHDGEYVNYWMHSGMVMVDREKMSKSLGNFFTVRDVLKYYDAETVRYFLMSGHYRSQLNYSEENLKQARSALERLYTALRGTDKSVAPAGGEAFEARFVEAMNDDFNTPEAYSVLFDMAREVNRLKGEDMAAANAMASHLRKISGVLGLLEQDPEAFLQSGAQADDGEVAEIEALIQQRLDARKAKDWAAADAARDRLNEMGIVLEDGPQGTTWRRK; encoded by the coding sequence ATGTTAAAAATCTTTAATACACTGACGCGCCAAAAAGAGGAATTCAAACCCATTCATGCCGGGGAAGTCGGCATGTACGTGTGTGGTATTACCGTTTACGATCTCTGTCATATTGGTCATGGCCGTACGTTTGTGGCGTTTGACGTGGTTGCGCGCTATCTGCGCTTCCTGGGCTACACGCTGAAGTACGTGCGTAACATCACCGATATCGACGATAAAATCATTAAGCGCGCAAATGAAAATGGCGAAAGCTTTGTCGCGCTGGTGGATCGTATGATCGCCGAGATGCACAACGATTTTGATGCGCTAAATATTCTGCGTCCGGACCTGGAGCCGCGCGCGACTCACCATATCGCCGAAATTATTGAAATCACCGAACAGCTGATTGCCAAAGGTCATGCCTATGTGGCGGACAACGGCGACGTGATGTTCGATGTTCCGACCGACCCGAACTACGGGCAACTGTCGCGCCAGGATCTGGATCAACTGCAGGCCGGCGCGCGCGTGGACGTGGTGGATGTGAAGCACAACCCGATGGACTTCGTGCTGTGGAAAATGTCCAAAGAGGGCGAGCCGAGCTGGCCGTCACCGTGGGGTGCTGGTCGTCCTGGCTGGCACATTGAGTGTTCCGCGATGAACTGCAAACAACTGGGTAATCACTTCGATATCCACGGCGGCGGTTCTGACCTGATGTTCCCGCACCACGAAAACGAAATTGCCCAGTCCACCTGTGCGCATGACGGCGAGTACGTGAACTACTGGATGCACTCCGGGATGGTGATGGTTGACCGCGAGAAAATGTCAAAATCGCTGGGCAACTTCTTTACCGTGCGCGACGTGCTGAAATATTACGACGCGGAAACCGTGCGCTACTTCTTGATGTCCGGCCACTATCGTAGCCAGTTGAACTACAGCGAAGAAAACCTGAAGCAGGCGCGTTCTGCGCTGGAGCGCCTGTATACCGCGCTGCGCGGGACGGATAAGTCTGTTGCGCCCGCTGGCGGCGAGGCGTTTGAAGCGCGGTTTGTTGAGGCGATGAACGACGATTTCAACACGCCGGAAGCGTACTCTGTGCTGTTCGACATGGCGCGTGAAGTAAACCGTTTGAAGGGGGAGGACATGGCCGCCGCGAATGCAATGGCTTCTCACCTGCGTAAAATTTCTGGCGTGCTGGGTCTGCTGGAGCAGGATCCGGAGGCGTTCCTGCAAAGCGGCGCGCAGGCGGACGACGGAGAAGTTGCAGAAATTGAAGCGTTGATTCAACAACGTCTGGATGCCCGTAAGGCCAAAGACTGGGCGGCCGCGGATGCGGCGCGTGACCGTCTGAATGAGATGGGGATCGTGCTGGAAGATGGTCCGCAAGGGACCACCTGGCGTCGTAAGTAA
- a CDS encoding metal-dependent hydrolase, with protein MPTIITHAAVPICLGLGLGLKVIPPRLLFAGIALAMLPDADVLSFKLGVSYGNVFGHRGFTHSLLFALVVPLVCVWVGRRWFKAGLMRCWLFLTVSLLSHSLLDSITTGGKGVGWLWPWSDDRFFAPWQVIKVAPFALSRYTTPYGHQVILSELLWVWLPGALLMGLLWWYRRH; from the coding sequence ATGCCAACCATTATTACCCATGCCGCCGTCCCGATTTGCCTTGGACTGGGCCTGGGGTTGAAAGTGATTCCCCCGCGTTTACTGTTTGCCGGGATCGCTCTTGCAATGCTACCGGACGCCGATGTGCTTTCGTTTAAACTCGGTGTGTCCTATGGAAACGTGTTCGGACATCGCGGATTTACCCATTCGCTGCTGTTCGCATTAGTGGTTCCGCTGGTCTGCGTGTGGGTGGGGCGACGATGGTTTAAAGCCGGGTTAATGCGTTGCTGGTTATTTTTGACAGTTTCGCTGCTGTCGCACAGCCTGCTCGATTCGATAACCACCGGTGGCAAAGGCGTTGGCTGGCTTTGGCCATGGTCGGACGACCGCTTTTTCGCACCGTGGCAGGTGATCAAGGTCGCGCCGTTTGCTCTGTCGCGCTATACCACGCCATACGGGCACCAGGTCATTCTTTCCGAGTTACTGTGGGTGTGGTTGCCGGGAGCGCTGTTGATGGGGTTGCTGTGGTGGTACCGACGACATTAA
- the lpxH gene encoding UDP-2,3-diacylglucosamine diphosphatase — protein MTTLFIADLHLCTEEPAITAGFLRFLAGEARQADALYILGDLFEAWIGDDDPNPLHREMAAAIKAVVESGVPCFFIHGNRDFLIGKRFARESGMTLLPQENVLDLYGRRVLIMHGDTLCTDDVGYQAFRAKVHQRWLQTLFLALPLFIRKRVAARMRADSKAANRHKSMEIMDVNKHAVITEMEKHHVKWLIHGHTHRPDVHALTVNGEPAFRVVLGAWHREGSMVKVTPDDVELIAFPF, from the coding sequence GTGACGACACTGTTTATTGCAGATCTTCATCTCTGCACGGAAGAACCGGCGATCACCGCCGGTTTTCTGCGTTTTTTAGCGGGTGAAGCTCGTCAGGCCGACGCATTGTATATCCTGGGCGACCTGTTCGAAGCCTGGATTGGCGATGACGATCCCAACCCGTTACACCGTGAAATGGCCGCCGCCATTAAAGCGGTTGTCGAATCCGGCGTTCCCTGTTTTTTCATTCACGGTAACCGTGATTTCCTGATTGGCAAACGCTTCGCCCGTGAAAGCGGCATGACGCTGCTCCCCCAGGAAAACGTGCTCGATCTGTACGGTCGCCGGGTGCTCATTATGCACGGCGATACGCTGTGTACCGATGACGTGGGTTATCAGGCGTTTCGCGCGAAAGTCCATCAACGCTGGCTGCAAACGCTGTTCCTTGCCCTGCCGCTGTTTATTCGCAAACGCGTGGCCGCCAGGATGCGGGCCGACAGTAAAGCCGCCAACCGCCATAAATCGATGGAGATTATGGACGTCAACAAACATGCGGTTATCACAGAGATGGAAAAACACCACGTCAAGTGGCTGATTCACGGTCATACCCATCGCCCGGATGTTCACGCGCTCACCGTCAACGGCGAACCCGCCTTTCGCGTCGTGTTAGGTGCCTGGCATCGCGAAGGATCGATGGTCAAAGTCACGCCAGACGATGTGGAGCTGATCGCTTTCCCGTTTTGA
- the ppiB gene encoding peptidylprolyl isomerase B has protein sequence MVTFHTNHGDIVIKTFDDKAPETVKNFLDYCREGFYNNTIFHRVINGFMIQGGGFEPGMKQKATKDAIKNEANNGLKNTRGTLAMARTQAPHSATAQFFINVADNDFLNFSAESMQGWGYCVFAEVVEGMDVVDKIKGVSTGRSGMHQDVPKEDVIIENVTVSE, from the coding sequence ATGGTTACTTTCCACACTAATCACGGCGATATCGTAATCAAAACGTTTGATGATAAAGCGCCTGAAACAGTTAAAAACTTCCTGGACTACTGCCGCGAAGGTTTTTACAACAACACCATTTTCCACCGTGTGATCAACGGTTTTATGATTCAGGGCGGCGGTTTTGAGCCTGGCATGAAACAGAAAGCCACCAAAGACGCTATCAAAAACGAAGCCAACAACGGTCTGAAAAACACCCGTGGTACGCTGGCAATGGCGCGTACTCAGGCTCCGCACTCCGCGACAGCGCAGTTCTTCATCAACGTTGCCGACAACGACTTCCTGAACTTCTCCGCCGAAAGCATGCAGGGCTGGGGCTACTGTGTATTTGCAGAAGTGGTTGAAGGTATGGACGTGGTTGACAAGATCAAAGGCGTTTCGACCGGCCGCAGCGGCATGCACCAGGACGTACCGAAAGAAGACGTGATTATCGAAAACGTGACCGTCAGCGAGTAA
- the purK gene encoding 5-(carboxyamino)imidazole ribonucleotide synthase, whose amino-acid sequence MKQVCVLGNGQLGRMLRQAGEPLGIAVWPVGLDAEPAAVPFQQSVITAEIERWPETALTRELARHPAFVNRDVFPIIADRLTQKQLFDKLDLATAPWQLLANKSEWPAIFNRLGELAIVKRRVGGYDGRGQWRLRANETDQLPDDNYGECIVEQGINFSGEVSLVGARAHDGSTVFYPLTRNLHQDGILRTSVAFPRADAKQQTQAESMLSAIMQELGYVGVMAMECFVTSEGLLINELAPRVHNSGHWTQNGASISQFELHLRAITGLPLPAPVVDSPSVMVNLIGSDLNYDWLKLPLVHLHWYDKEVRPGRKVGHLNLTDSDTARLSATLEALSPLLPTEYASGILWAQTQLK is encoded by the coding sequence ATGAAACAGGTTTGCGTGCTGGGCAACGGTCAGTTAGGGCGGATGCTGCGTCAGGCTGGTGAACCGCTGGGCATCGCCGTCTGGCCGGTTGGCCTGGATGCAGAACCGGCTGCCGTCCCTTTTCAGCAGAGCGTCATTACCGCAGAAATCGAGCGCTGGCCGGAAACCGCTTTAACGCGTGAACTGGCACGTCATCCGGCCTTCGTGAACCGCGACGTGTTCCCGATCATTGCTGACCGTCTGACGCAAAAACAGCTTTTCGATAAGCTCGACCTGGCGACCGCTCCGTGGCAGCTGCTGGCGAACAAAAGCGAATGGCCTGCCATCTTTAACCGTTTGGGCGAACTGGCTATTGTGAAACGTCGCGTCGGCGGTTATGACGGCCGTGGTCAGTGGCGTCTACGCGCCAATGAAACCGATCAACTGCCGGACGACAACTACGGCGAATGCATTGTCGAGCAGGGTATCAACTTCTCAGGTGAAGTGTCCCTCGTCGGCGCGCGTGCGCATGACGGCAGCACGGTGTTTTACCCGCTGACACGTAACCTGCATCAGGACGGCATTTTGCGCACCAGCGTCGCCTTCCCGCGGGCTGACGCGAAACAGCAGACGCAGGCCGAATCGATGCTTTCCGCTATCATGCAGGAACTGGGCTACGTCGGCGTGATGGCGATGGAGTGTTTTGTCACTTCGGAAGGATTGCTGATCAACGAACTGGCCCCGCGCGTACACAACAGCGGTCACTGGACGCAAAACGGCGCCAGCATCAGCCAGTTTGAGCTGCATCTGCGAGCGATTACCGGTCTGCCGCTACCGGCACCGGTGGTGGATAGCCCGTCGGTGATGGTGAACCTGATTGGCAGCGACCTCAATTACGACTGGCTGAAGCTGCCGTTAGTGCATCTGCACTGGTACGACAAAGAGGTGCGTCCGGGGCGTAAAGTCGGTCACCTGAATCTGACCGACAGCGACACCGCGCGCCTGAGCGCCACGTTGGAAGCGCTCTCGCCGCTGCTGCCGACGGAGTACGCCAGCGGTATCCTTTGGGCACAAACTCAGCTCAAATAA
- a CDS encoding FKBP-type peptidyl-prolyl cis-trans isomerase has product MSGIQIAPVSEKETAALHKSLSDAQTQIATLQQQLQSANQQLAERENQLAALHDDGEQDKSNAAAVQQKQLAENLNEINKLKTQLTDLLAEKVANSLEFATEKTRDNLALTQLKKLLTESQNQGAALNKQIAALAAEQTANARALAEAKAGDSTAVAELKQTLSKSQAESAALKNSLTDSQNQGAALNKQIAALTAAQTANARALAEAKAGDSTAVAELKQTLSKSQAESAALKNSLTDSQNQGAALNKQIAALTAAQTANARALAEAKAGDSTAVAELKQTLSKSQAESAALKNSLTDSQNQGAALNEQIAALTAEQTANARALAEAKAGDSNAVTELKQTLSKSQAESAALKNSLTDSQNQGAALNKQIAALTAEQTANVKALAEAKAGDSNVVAELKQALEKSRAELVTLKNSLTDSQNQGAALNRQIAELTAAQTANVKALAEAKAGDSNVVAELKQALEKSRAELVTLKNSLTDSQNQGIALNKQVAELTAEQTANARALVEAKAGDSTAVAELKQAMDKSQNETAKLKQSLNDSQNQVAEQVKQITDLRTSLGDNDKSLADAREMLAKNKTQQDEAQKKLLEATAKLDAQNKQIATLSTTKAGATTPAPVSEEQLRSYALGTLWGQEVRGAMANVQTDGFLLELTQVISGVSDSIKGQYKVPESKLMAELDVMNKKAMERQKSASAKADKSNNFISTFSSKPGTKRADMGYYYRITQKGRGKIAPTDEVAIAVKESLSNGKVIKDMAKSGKLLVLPLANFPPLFNSAISKMNKGSKLIMAVPPELAYGEQGRPPEIPPSSTMVYEITVVDVRPAAGR; this is encoded by the coding sequence TTGAGTGGGATTCAGATTGCTCCCGTCAGTGAAAAGGAGACCGCTGCACTTCATAAATCGCTAAGCGATGCGCAAACACAGATAGCCACTCTGCAACAACAGTTGCAGAGTGCAAATCAACAACTCGCAGAGAGAGAAAATCAGTTGGCGGCTTTGCACGATGACGGCGAGCAAGATAAAAGTAATGCCGCGGCAGTGCAGCAAAAACAATTGGCAGAAAACCTGAATGAAATTAATAAACTTAAAACACAGTTAACCGACCTGCTTGCTGAGAAAGTGGCGAATTCTCTTGAGTTTGCCACGGAGAAAACACGTGACAATCTGGCGCTTACCCAGCTTAAAAAGTTATTAACGGAGAGCCAAAATCAGGGCGCTGCGCTGAATAAACAGATTGCCGCACTGGCGGCTGAGCAAACGGCGAATGCCAGGGCGCTGGCGGAAGCCAAAGCGGGTGACAGCACTGCCGTGGCTGAGCTGAAACAGACCCTGAGTAAAAGTCAGGCAGAATCAGCCGCGTTAAAAAATAGCCTGACTGACAGTCAGAATCAGGGCGCAGCGCTGAATAAACAGATTGCCGCACTGACGGCTGCGCAAACGGCGAATGCCAGGGCGCTGGCAGAAGCCAAAGCGGGTGACAGCACTGCCGTGGCTGAGCTGAAACAGACCCTGAGTAAAAGTCAGGCAGAATCAGCCGCGTTAAAAAATAGCCTGACTGACAGTCAGAATCAGGGCGCAGCGCTGAATAAACAGATTGCCGCACTGACGGCTGCGCAAACGGCGAATGCCAGGGCGCTGGCAGAAGCCAAAGCGGGTGACAGCACTGCCGTGGCTGAGCTGAAACAGACCCTGAGTAAAAGTCAGGCAGAATCAGCCGCGTTGAAAAATAGCCTGACCGACAGTCAGAATCAGGGGGCTGCGCTGAATGAACAGATTGCCGCACTGACGGCTGAGCAAACGGCGAATGCCAGGGCGCTGGCGGAAGCCAAAGCGGGCGACAGTAACGCCGTGACTGAGCTGAAACAGACCCTGAGTAAAAGTCAGGCAGAATCAGCCGCGTTAAAAAATAGCCTGACTGACAGTCAGAATCAGGGCGCAGCGCTGAATAAACAGATTGCCGCACTGACGGCTGAGCAAACGGCGAATGTCAAAGCGCTTGCGGAAGCTAAAGCGGGTGACAGCAACGTTGTGGCTGAGCTTAAACAGGCTCTGGAAAAAAGCCGGGCGGAATTGGTAACGTTGAAAAATAGCCTGACCGACAGTCAGAATCAGGGCGCTGCGCTGAATAGACAGATTGCCGAACTGACGGCTGCGCAAACGGCGAATGTCAAAGCGCTTGCGGAAGCTAAAGCGGGTGACAGCAACGTTGTGGCTGAGCTTAAACAGGCTCTGGAAAAAAGCCGGGCGGAATTGGTAACGTTGAAAAATAGCCTGACCGACAGTCAGAATCAGGGCATTGCGCTGAATAAACAGGTGGCAGAACTGACGGCTGAGCAAACGGCGAATGCCAGGGCGCTGGTGGAAGCCAAAGCGGGTGACAGCACTGCCGTGGCTGAGCTGAAACAAGCCATGGATAAAAGCCAGAATGAAACGGCGAAGCTGAAACAATCACTGAATGATAGCCAGAACCAGGTTGCCGAACAGGTAAAACAGATAACTGATTTGCGAACCAGTCTGGGCGACAATGATAAATCTCTGGCTGATGCGAGGGAGATGCTGGCAAAAAATAAGACCCAGCAGGATGAAGCGCAGAAAAAACTCCTTGAAGCGACGGCAAAACTGGATGCGCAAAATAAGCAAATTGCCACTTTATCGACCACCAAGGCTGGGGCTACGACGCCGGCCCCCGTCTCTGAAGAACAACTTCGTTCTTATGCTCTGGGAACGCTGTGGGGCCAGGAAGTCAGAGGGGCGATGGCGAATGTCCAGACTGATGGATTCCTGCTGGAACTGACGCAGGTGATAAGCGGGGTTTCTGACTCGATCAAAGGGCAGTATAAAGTACCGGAAAGTAAGCTCATGGCTGAACTGGATGTCATGAATAAAAAGGCCATGGAACGGCAGAAAAGTGCCAGTGCCAAAGCGGATAAGAGTAACAATTTCATCAGTACTTTTAGCAGCAAACCGGGAACGAAACGAGCCGATATGGGCTACTACTACCGCATAACTCAAAAAGGGCGGGGTAAAATCGCGCCCACTGACGAGGTGGCGATTGCGGTTAAGGAAAGCCTTTCCAACGGTAAAGTGATCAAAGATATGGCGAAAAGTGGGAAGCTATTAGTGTTGCCGCTGGCCAATTTCCCACCGTTATTTAATTCAGCTATCAGCAAAATGAACAAAGGCAGCAAGTTGATTATGGCCGTTCCGCCTGAACTGGCTTATGGTGAACAAGGACGTCCACCGGAGATCCCGCCTTCTTCTACGATGGTGTACGAAATTACTGTTGTTGATGTGCGACCCGCCGCGGGTCGATGA